Proteins co-encoded in one Ziziphus jujuba cultivar Dongzao chromosome 9, ASM3175591v1 genomic window:
- the LOC107419466 gene encoding uncharacterized protein LOC107419466 — MTILTTKLRLLGSLSVQRTANILVQKRTNICHRFVGCIPRPRICITIMVDYIVPAVLQQLDVLKYSSKLAKLIVANNEIDSGSEEEVKLWTCSIYAVERMKELISKKLGKQVLLNSFDISSNFVLVYFLLVFQ, encoded by the exons ATGACTATCCTGACTACAAAGTTAAG GCTTCTAGGATCACTTAGTGTACAAAGGACAGCAAATATTCTTGTACAAAAGAGAACAAATATCTGCCACAGATTTGTGGGGTGCATTCCAAGGCCAAGGATATGCATTACTATTATGGTCGATTATATTGTTCCAGCGGTTCTTCAGCAACTTGACGTGCTGAAATACAGTTCAAAGCTTGCCAAATTGATTGTggctaataatgaaatagattCAGGCAGTGAGGAGGAAGTTAAGCTATGGACTTGCTCCATATATGCTGTGGAGAGGATGAAGGAGTTGATCAGTAAAAAATTAGGGAAGCAAGTGTTGCTGAATTCCTTTGACATTTCTAGCAATTTTGTACTTGTATATTTCCTTTTGGTATTTCAATGA